A section of the Rhizomicrobium sp. genome encodes:
- the cimA gene encoding citramalate synthase: MHLERLYIFDTTLRDGAQTQGVDFSVEDKRQIALALDGLGIDYVEGGWPGANPTDTAFFAERPPLGHARFTAFGMTKRPGRSAANDPGLSAVLDAKADAVCLVGKTWDFHVDVALDIPRTDNIDGIAESVAAVVARKREALFDAEHFFDGYKANPEYALACIGAAHEAGARWLVLCDTNGGTLPEDIYRIVSEVKAKLPNADLGIHAHNDTEQAVAVSLAALRGGARQIQGTLNGLGERCGNANLCALLPTLLLKEPYASQFETGVGRDQLAQLVRVSRLLDEILNRAPNRHAAYVGPSAFAHKGGLHSSAVAKDPRTYEHVPPESVGNRRKILVSDQAGRSNLLVRLSEVGIDLDAKDERISRLLEDIKHREFLGYAYDGAEASFELLARRALGDLPDYFDVDSFRVLVERRHNAKGELVTVSEAVVKLTVGGEPLLTVAESRNGPIDALDQALRKDLGQYSSYLSDLKLVDYKVRILTSGTEAVTRVMVESADGKGNRWSTVGVSENLVDASFEALTDSIRYKLYRDGARA; encoded by the coding sequence ATGCATTTGGAAAGATTATACATTTTCGACACCACCCTGCGCGATGGGGCGCAGACCCAGGGCGTCGATTTCTCGGTGGAGGACAAGCGCCAGATCGCGCTCGCGCTCGACGGCCTCGGCATCGACTATGTCGAGGGCGGCTGGCCCGGCGCCAACCCCACCGATACGGCCTTCTTCGCCGAGCGCCCGCCGCTGGGACACGCGCGCTTCACCGCTTTCGGCATGACCAAGCGCCCCGGGCGCAGCGCCGCCAACGATCCGGGCCTTTCCGCCGTGCTGGATGCGAAGGCCGACGCGGTGTGCCTGGTCGGCAAGACCTGGGACTTCCATGTCGACGTCGCGCTCGATATTCCGCGTACGGACAATATAGACGGCATCGCGGAGTCGGTTGCCGCCGTCGTCGCCAGGAAGCGCGAGGCGCTGTTCGACGCCGAACATTTCTTCGACGGCTACAAGGCCAATCCGGAATACGCGCTCGCCTGCATCGGCGCCGCGCACGAGGCCGGCGCGCGCTGGCTCGTGCTCTGCGACACCAATGGCGGCACCTTGCCGGAGGACATCTATCGCATCGTCTCCGAAGTGAAGGCGAAACTGCCGAATGCCGATCTCGGCATCCACGCCCACAATGACACGGAGCAGGCGGTGGCAGTGAGCCTCGCGGCGCTGCGCGGCGGCGCGCGCCAGATCCAGGGCACGCTGAACGGCCTCGGCGAACGCTGCGGCAACGCCAATCTCTGCGCCCTCCTGCCGACGCTTCTTCTAAAGGAGCCTTACGCGTCGCAATTCGAGACCGGTGTCGGCCGAGACCAGCTCGCGCAGCTCGTGCGCGTCTCGCGCCTGCTCGACGAGATCCTGAACCGTGCGCCCAACCGCCACGCCGCCTATGTCGGCCCCTCGGCCTTCGCGCACAAGGGCGGGCTGCATTCCTCCGCCGTGGCGAAGGACCCGCGCACCTACGAGCATGTGCCGCCGGAAAGCGTCGGCAACCGGCGCAAGATCCTGGTCTCCGACCAGGCCGGCCGCTCCAACCTGCTGGTGCGTCTCTCCGAGGTCGGCATCGATCTCGACGCCAAGGACGAACGTATTTCGCGGCTGCTCGAAGACATCAAGCATCGCGAATTCCTCGGCTATGCCTATGACGGCGCCGAAGCCTCGTTCGAGCTTCTGGCGCGGCGCGCGCTGGGCGACCTGCCGGATTATTTCGACGTCGATTCCTTCCGCGTCCTGGTCGAGCGCCGCCACAATGCGAAGGGCGAACTCGTGACCGTGTCGGAGGCGGTGGTGAAGCTCACCGTCGGCGGCGAGCCGCTGCTCACCGTCGCCGAAAGCAGGAACGGCCCGATCGACGCCCTCGACCAGGCGCTGCGCAAGGACCTGGGCCAATACTCATCCTATCTCTCCGACCTGAAGCTGGTGGATTACAAGGTCCGTATCCTCACCAGCGGAACGGAAGCCGTGACCCGCGTGATGGTCGAGAGCGCCGACGGCAAGGGCAACCGCTGGTCGACGGTGGGCGTATCGGAGAACCTGGTCGACGCCTCCTTCGAGGCGCTGACGGATTCGATCCGCTACAAACTCTACCGCGACGGCGCCCGCGCATGA
- the rarD gene encoding EamA family transporter RarD produces MNAEPHHGETRGILYAGGAYFIWGLVPLYWSLLGGVSPLELTSHRILWCALFGLAVTAGRGRLSRVVSVVRTPRLLGALAASSLLITANWTLYLYCVTTHQLVDAALGYYLTPLVSIALGVVALNEKISRLRLAAIALALVAVAVQAFALGHIPWIAPALALTFGFYGYVRKLTPVDALDGLTIETALLLPVTLVLVVLWALNGTGAFPAASLSRDALIVFTGPLTAAPLVMFAAGARRLRMTTLGFLQYLSPTITLAVATLILGEAFGRANAIAFGLIWAALILVSLEGRLPALSRRVAE; encoded by the coding sequence TTGAATGCCGAGCCCCACCACGGCGAAACACGCGGTATCCTCTACGCCGGCGGCGCCTATTTCATCTGGGGCCTCGTGCCCCTCTATTGGAGCCTGCTCGGTGGCGTCTCGCCGCTCGAACTCACCTCGCACCGCATCCTGTGGTGCGCCCTTTTCGGCCTCGCCGTCACCGCCGGCCGCGGCCGCCTCTCCCGCGTCGTGAGCGTCGTCCGCACGCCGCGCCTGCTCGGCGCTCTGGCCGCCTCGAGCCTTCTCATCACCGCGAACTGGACGCTCTATCTCTACTGCGTCACGACGCATCAATTGGTCGACGCCGCGCTCGGCTATTACCTGACGCCGCTGGTCTCCATCGCGCTCGGCGTCGTCGCCTTGAACGAGAAGATCTCGCGGCTGCGGCTCGCGGCGATCGCGCTGGCGCTCGTCGCCGTGGCGGTACAGGCCTTCGCGCTCGGCCATATCCCATGGATCGCGCCCGCGCTGGCGCTGACCTTCGGCTTCTACGGCTATGTCCGGAAATTGACGCCGGTCGACGCGCTCGACGGCCTCACCATCGAGACCGCGCTGCTGCTTCCCGTCACGCTGGTCCTGGTCGTGCTCTGGGCGCTGAACGGCACCGGCGCCTTTCCCGCCGCCAGCCTCTCGCGCGACGCGCTGATCGTCTTCACCGGTCCCTTGACCGCGGCGCCGCTGGTGATGTTCGCCGCCGGCGCGCGCCGGCTGCGCATGACGACGCTCGGCTTCCTGCAATATCTCTCGCCCACCATCACGCTCGCCGTGGCGACGCTGATCCTGGGCGAGGCGTTCGGCCGCGCCAACGCCATCGCCTTCGGCCTGATCTGGGCGGCGCTGATCCTCGTAAGCCTGGAGGGACGCCTGCCGGCGCTATCGCGGCGCGTCGCCGAGTAG
- a CDS encoding TIGR00730 family Rossman fold protein: protein MEKNTPAICVFCGSSPGVKPAYAAAAQDLGSGIGGRGWSLVFGGGNNGLMGIVARSAHGAGAKVLGILPDFLKKIEVPLEPESEELVIVPDMQIRKQKMLAASDAFVVLPGGLGTLDELFEVLSISQLKVHDKPIVVVDTEGFFAPLWPLIAQVVREGFAHDRIASLYHVAKTPDEALDRIAGLLGDAPR, encoded by the coding sequence ATGGAAAAGAACACTCCTGCCATCTGCGTTTTCTGCGGCTCTTCGCCGGGCGTCAAGCCGGCTTATGCGGCGGCCGCGCAAGATCTCGGCAGCGGGATCGGCGGGCGCGGCTGGTCGCTGGTGTTCGGCGGCGGGAACAACGGCCTGATGGGGATCGTGGCACGGTCGGCGCATGGCGCGGGCGCCAAAGTGCTCGGCATCCTGCCGGACTTCCTGAAGAAGATCGAGGTGCCGCTGGAGCCGGAATCCGAGGAACTCGTGATCGTGCCCGACATGCAGATCCGCAAGCAGAAGATGCTGGCGGCGTCGGACGCCTTCGTCGTGCTGCCGGGCGGGCTCGGCACGCTGGACGAGCTGTTCGAGGTGCTGTCGATCTCCCAGCTCAAGGTGCACGACAAGCCGATCGTCGTGGTCGACACCGAAGGCTTCTTCGCGCCGCTCTGGCCGCTGATCGCGCAGGTCGTCCGCGAGGGTTTCGCGCATGACAGGATCGCCTCGCTCTATCACGTGGCGAAGACGCCGGACGAGGCGCTGGACCGCATCGCCGGCCTACTCGGCGACGCGCCGCGATAG
- a CDS encoding ABC transporter ATP-binding protein/permease, with the protein MAHPAVEEGDGAPSFRPLWMLMPYLWPKGQPELRLRVVVSVVFLILATAATSYSPLYYGYAIDRLGGSPAAIAIGSVLALIAAYIVSRILMQALAQLRDGVFAKVQYHAMREVAVSTFAHVHTLSLRFHLERKTGGLSRVIERGTKGIDTMLSFALFSIFPTILLLGFYTAILLQRNGIWVSLTTLVMVVAYVWFTFAITRWRIQFRRDMNQSDTDANTKAVDSLLNYETVKYFNNEAHETRRFGVSMEKYSRASIQAQISLSVLNTGQALIMALGLGVVMVLAAYDIKAGRISVGTLVAANAILIQLYQPLNLLGTVYREITQALVDMEAMFRLLHQPIEVQDKPGAPDLKITGGAIEFKDVVFAYEPARTVLKGISFVVPAGKTVAVVGPSGAGKSTISRILYRFYDIKSGSVTIDGQDIRDVTQSSLRHAIGIVPQDTVLFNDTVKYNIAYGRIGATEAEIKDAARFAQIDKFIRELPLGYDAMVGERGLKLSGGEKQRVAIARTILKNPPILLLDEATSALDTHTEREIQGALYEVSRNRTSLVIAHRLSTVIDADEILVLDHGEIVERGRHDELVARGGHYASMWNKQKQAAEAREILKAVENDPEVAPGVARATPVAAG; encoded by the coding sequence ATGGCGCACCCCGCGGTCGAGGAGGGCGACGGCGCACCGTCCTTCCGTCCTCTCTGGATGTTGATGCCGTATCTGTGGCCCAAGGGGCAGCCCGAGCTGCGCCTGCGCGTCGTGGTCTCGGTCGTCTTCCTGATTCTCGCCACCGCCGCGACCAGCTACTCGCCGCTCTATTACGGCTACGCGATCGACCGCCTCGGCGGCTCGCCGGCGGCGATCGCCATCGGCTCGGTGCTGGCGCTGATCGCGGCCTATATCGTCTCGCGCATCCTGATGCAGGCGCTGGCGCAGTTGCGCGACGGCGTCTTCGCCAAGGTGCAGTACCATGCGATGCGCGAGGTCGCGGTCTCGACCTTCGCGCATGTCCACACGCTGTCGCTGCGCTTCCACCTGGAACGCAAGACCGGCGGGCTCTCCCGCGTGATCGAGCGCGGCACCAAGGGCATCGACACGATGCTGTCCTTCGCCCTCTTCAGCATCTTCCCGACCATCCTGCTGCTCGGCTTCTACACGGCCATCCTGCTGCAGAGGAACGGCATCTGGGTGTCGCTGACCACGCTGGTCATGGTGGTCGCCTATGTCTGGTTCACCTTCGCGATCACCCGCTGGCGCATCCAGTTCCGCCGCGACATGAATCAGAGCGACACCGACGCCAACACCAAGGCGGTCGACAGCCTGCTCAACTACGAGACGGTCAAGTATTTCAACAACGAGGCGCACGAGACCCGCCGCTTCGGCGTCTCGATGGAGAAATATTCCCGCGCCTCGATCCAGGCGCAGATCTCGCTCTCGGTGCTGAACACCGGCCAGGCGCTGATCATGGCGCTGGGCCTCGGCGTCGTGATGGTGCTCGCGGCCTACGACATCAAGGCGGGGCGCATCAGCGTCGGCACGCTGGTCGCCGCCAACGCCATCCTGATCCAGCTCTACCAGCCGCTGAACCTCCTCGGCACCGTCTATCGCGAGATCACCCAGGCCCTGGTCGACATGGAGGCGATGTTCCGTCTCCTGCACCAGCCCATCGAAGTGCAGGACAAGCCCGGCGCGCCCGACCTGAAAATCACGGGCGGCGCGATCGAGTTCAAGGACGTCGTCTTCGCCTACGAACCGGCGCGCACCGTGCTCAAGGGCATCAGCTTCGTCGTTCCCGCCGGCAAGACCGTCGCGGTGGTCGGTCCTTCGGGCGCCGGCAAGTCCACCATCAGCCGCATCCTCTACCGCTTCTACGACATCAAATCCGGCAGCGTGACCATCGACGGCCAGGACATCCGCGACGTGACCCAGTCCTCGCTTCGCCACGCCATCGGCATCGTCCCGCAGGACACGGTGCTGTTCAACGACACGGTCAAGTACAACATTGCCTATGGCCGCATCGGCGCGACCGAGGCCGAAATCAAGGACGCCGCCCGCTTCGCCCAGATCGACAAGTTCATCCGCGAGCTGCCGCTCGGCTACGACGCCATGGTCGGCGAGCGCGGCCTGAAGCTTTCCGGCGGCGAGAAGCAGCGCGTCGCCATCGCCCGCACCATCCTGAAGAACCCGCCGATCCTGTTGCTGGACGAAGCGACCTCGGCGCTCGACACCCACACCGAACGCGAGATCCAGGGCGCCTTGTACGAAGTCTCGCGCAACCGCACCTCGCTGGTCATCGCCCACCGCCTCTCGACGGTGATCGACGCCGACGAGATCCTGGTGCTCGACCATGGCGAGATCGTCGAGCGCGGCCGTCACGACGAGCTGGTCGCCAGGGGCGGCCACTACGCCTCGATGTGGAACAAGCAGAAGCAGGCGGCCGAAGCGCGCGAGATCCTCAAGGCGGTGGAGAACGATCCGGAAGTGGCGCCCGGCGTGGCCCGCGCCACGCCGGTCGCCGCAGGCTGA
- a CDS encoding efflux RND transporter permease subunit: MTRIVEWAVNNTRVVIALILVVIIAGIVAFAKIPKEAQPDIPIPVLLVQVTYPGISPEDSERLLVKPLETGLRSVEGLKTITARAYSGVAVIILEFDVNFNKQKALEDVRAQVDETRSLLPAEADPPVVREFNIALQPVISVALSGEVPERTLLKLARDLKDEIKLVPSVLDVDIDGERKEQLEIVIDPAKLEAYGLTQQELFSAVSTNNKLIAAGLIDTGHGSFAVKVPGVIANAEDLLNLPIRSNANSTVTLSNVAQVRRNFYDPTTYARVNGQPTISLDVSKRIGSNIIANNLAVREIVDRAAKTWPPGVHVTYLFDRSTDIRDMLGSLSDSILLAIVLVMIIVVAALGLRSGLLVGIAIPTSFLMAFMILNGIGYTLNMMIMFGMLLAVGILVDGAIIVVEYADRKMTEGHKPKQAFAEAALRMFWPVVSATATMIGAFLPMLLWPGVAGKFMSYFPITLIVILSASMVVALIFLPVLGGIFGKRPPHDAEHERAIEASETGDWRDIPGITGWYAHLSERLTRYPGRVILGAAGIVFAVITLFAMFNKGTIFFADADPGYAQVFVSARGNLSAAEKRDIVMGISRIAQTVPGIKAIYASSGGQSNNLNSNGGTPVDNIGQLGIEMKDYRERRPGKWIEEQIRQKTADIPGVHVEVREPENGPPTGKDVMIDVGSDDYLELAQVAAAIRGHMDKMPELRDVEDTRPLPGIEWDLEINRGIASRFGANAQSIGTAVQLVTNGILVGKYRPDDSQDEVDIRVRYPTEARGVHALDDLRVTAADGSMVPISNFVTLKPAPQVNSIERVDGRRVYHVRANVKPGVNANAEIADIRKWIATQPFPHDVHIAFKGGSEQQDESGLFLVEAAFLALFLIAMVLLALFNSFYHAGLILVAVVLAMIGALLGMVVMQQPFSVIMSGTGMLALAGIVVNHNIVLIDTFHRLRDSGMDPIEAVIRSSAQRLRPVFLTTITAIGGLLPMMFAIEINFATREVTIGGPNGLMWVALSTAIVFGLAFSKMITLGLVPAMLALPYRLKARRARFAAAKSSAQAVRDWRGHGGAEPKAQPAE; this comes from the coding sequence ATGACCCGGATAGTCGAATGGGCGGTGAACAACACGCGCGTGGTCATCGCGCTGATCCTGGTCGTGATCATCGCGGGCATCGTCGCCTTCGCCAAAATCCCCAAGGAAGCCCAGCCGGACATCCCGATCCCGGTGCTTCTGGTCCAGGTGACCTATCCGGGCATCAGCCCGGAGGATAGCGAGCGGCTTCTGGTAAAGCCCCTCGAAACCGGGCTGCGCTCGGTCGAGGGCCTCAAGACCATCACGGCGCGCGCCTATTCGGGCGTCGCGGTGATCATCCTGGAGTTCGACGTCAACTTCAACAAGCAGAAGGCGCTGGAGGACGTCCGCGCCCAGGTCGACGAGACGCGCTCGCTGCTGCCGGCGGAAGCCGATCCGCCGGTGGTGCGGGAGTTCAACATCGCGCTGCAGCCCGTCATCTCGGTCGCGCTGTCGGGCGAGGTGCCGGAGCGCACCCTGCTGAAGCTGGCCCGCGACCTGAAGGACGAGATCAAGCTGGTGCCCAGCGTGCTCGACGTCGACATCGACGGCGAGCGCAAGGAGCAGCTCGAGATCGTCATCGATCCGGCCAAGCTCGAAGCCTATGGCCTGACCCAGCAGGAGCTGTTCAGCGCGGTTTCCACGAACAACAAGCTCATCGCGGCGGGCCTGATCGACACCGGCCACGGCAGCTTCGCGGTCAAGGTGCCCGGCGTCATCGCCAATGCCGAGGACCTGCTCAACCTTCCGATCCGCTCGAACGCCAATTCGACCGTGACGCTGTCGAACGTGGCGCAGGTGCGGCGCAATTTCTACGACCCCACAACCTATGCGCGGGTGAACGGCCAGCCGACCATCTCGCTCGACGTCTCCAAGCGCATCGGCTCCAACATCATCGCCAACAACCTGGCGGTGCGCGAGATCGTCGATCGGGCCGCCAAGACCTGGCCGCCCGGCGTCCACGTCACCTATCTGTTCGACCGGTCGACCGACATCCGCGACATGCTGGGCTCGCTGTCGGATTCCATCCTGCTCGCCATCGTGCTGGTGATGATCATCGTGGTGGCGGCGCTCGGCCTGCGCTCGGGCCTCCTGGTCGGCATCGCCATCCCGACCTCGTTCCTGATGGCCTTCATGATCCTGAACGGCATCGGCTACACGCTGAACATGATGATCATGTTCGGCATGCTGCTGGCGGTCGGCATCCTGGTCGACGGCGCGATCATCGTGGTCGAATACGCCGACCGCAAGATGACGGAGGGCCACAAGCCCAAGCAGGCCTTCGCCGAGGCGGCGCTGCGCATGTTCTGGCCGGTGGTGAGCGCCACGGCGACCATGATCGGGGCCTTCCTGCCGATGCTGCTGTGGCCGGGCGTCGCCGGCAAGTTCATGAGCTATTTCCCGATCACGCTGATCGTCATCCTGTCGGCGTCGATGGTCGTGGCGCTGATCTTCCTGCCGGTGCTGGGCGGCATTTTCGGCAAGCGGCCGCCGCACGACGCCGAGCACGAGCGCGCCATCGAAGCGTCGGAGACCGGCGACTGGCGCGACATTCCCGGCATCACCGGCTGGTACGCGCATCTGTCGGAGCGGCTGACCCGCTATCCGGGGCGCGTCATCCTGGGCGCCGCCGGCATCGTGTTCGCAGTGATCACGCTGTTCGCGATGTTCAACAAGGGCACGATCTTTTTCGCCGACGCCGATCCGGGCTACGCCCAGGTCTTCGTCTCGGCGCGCGGCAATCTTTCCGCGGCGGAGAAACGCGACATCGTGATGGGCATCAGCCGCATCGCGCAGACCGTGCCGGGCATCAAGGCGATCTATGCGTCGTCGGGCGGCCAGAGCAACAATCTGAACAGCAATGGCGGCACGCCGGTCGACAATATCGGCCAGCTCGGCATCGAGATGAAGGACTACCGCGAGCGCAGGCCCGGCAAGTGGATCGAGGAGCAGATCCGCCAGAAGACGGCCGACATCCCGGGCGTGCATGTCGAGGTGCGCGAGCCGGAAAACGGCCCGCCGACCGGCAAGGACGTCATGATCGACGTCGGCTCGGACGACTATCTCGAACTCGCCCAGGTCGCGGCCGCGATCCGCGGCCATATGGACAAGATGCCCGAACTGCGCGACGTCGAGGACACGCGCCCGCTGCCCGGCATCGAATGGGACCTCGAGATCAACCGCGGGATCGCCAGCCGCTTCGGCGCCAACGCGCAGTCGATCGGCACGGCGGTGCAGCTCGTCACCAACGGCATCCTGGTCGGCAAGTACCGGCCGGACGACAGCCAGGACGAGGTGGACATCCGCGTCCGCTATCCCACCGAGGCGCGCGGCGTCCATGCGCTGGACGATCTGCGCGTCACCGCCGCCGACGGCAGCATGGTGCCGATCAGCAATTTCGTCACGCTGAAGCCGGCGCCGCAGGTGAATTCCATCGAGCGCGTCGACGGCCGCCGCGTCTATCACGTGCGCGCCAACGTCAAGCCGGGGGTCAACGCCAATGCCGAGATCGCCGACATCCGCAAATGGATCGCGACGCAGCCCTTCCCGCACGACGTCCATATCGCGTTCAAGGGCGGCAGCGAGCAGCAGGACGAGTCCGGCCTGTTCCTGGTCGAGGCGGCGTTCCTGGCGCTGTTCCTGATCGCGATGGTGCTCCTGGCGCTGTTCAACAGCTTCTATCACGCGGGGCTGATCCTGGTGGCGGTGGTGCTGGCGATGATCGGCGCCCTGCTCGGCATGGTGGTCATGCAGCAGCCCTTCTCGGTGATCATGTCGGGCACCGGCATGCTGGCGCTCGCCGGCATCGTGGTGAACCACAACATCGTGCTGATCGACACCTTCCATCGCCTGCGCGATTCCGGGATGGACCCGATCGAGGCGGTGATCCGCTCCAGCGCGCAGCGCCTGCGGCCGGTGTTCCTGACGACGATCACGGCGATCGGCGGGCTGTTGCCGATGATGTTCGCGATCGAGATCAACTTCGCGACCCGCGAAGTGACGATCGGCGGGCCGAACGGGCTGATGTGGGTGGCGCTGTCCACCGCGATCGTGTTCGGCCTGGCGTTCTCCAAGATGATCACGCTGGGCCTGGTGCCGGCGATGCTGGCCCTGCCCTATCGCCTCAAGGCGCGGCGGGCGCGCTTCGCGGCGGCGAAATCGTCGGCACAGGCGGTGCGCGACTGGCGCGGCCATGGCGGCGCCGAGCCGAAAGCCCAGCCGGCCGAGTGA
- a CDS encoding efflux RND transporter periplasmic adaptor subunit — protein sequence MFRQIASTISRLYDTYMPGFWLRLKPRYQWATAIALLVAIWVATGLLGSHATPKDPDAARTTSGVPRVSVATLVSSERDATINVRGRTQAKNEVDVRAEVEGVVQAIHFDKGDRVRKGDTLCEIKNNDRSAKVAQAAAMVAQTQKELQVAQDLFKEGFRSKTQLAQAEAAYAQAQAGLATMNVALANTRIKAPFDGIVDDRYVNAGDYMRPGDKCEMVIAPEPFLAVGTVSEQEVGQISLGDHATVNLVTGETVAGTVTFVADRADQMTRAFRIEVQLPNPDAKLRDGVSVDIHIAVKKIRAQHISPGILVLDDSGRIGVRAVIASTARFLPVSVVSDGPDGMWVAGLPDRVSVITVGQEFVNNGQHVEAVAEKGGKSS from the coding sequence ATGTTCCGCCAGATCGCAAGCACAATCAGCCGGCTGTACGACACGTACATGCCCGGCTTCTGGCTGCGCCTGAAGCCGCGCTATCAGTGGGCGACCGCCATCGCGCTGCTCGTCGCGATCTGGGTCGCGACCGGCCTGCTCGGCAGCCATGCGACGCCGAAGGATCCCGACGCGGCGCGCACCACGTCGGGCGTGCCGCGGGTCAGCGTCGCCACGCTGGTGTCTTCCGAACGCGACGCGACGATCAATGTGCGCGGCCGCACCCAGGCGAAGAACGAGGTCGACGTCCGCGCCGAAGTCGAGGGCGTGGTGCAGGCGATCCATTTCGACAAGGGCGACCGGGTAAGGAAGGGCGACACGCTCTGCGAGATCAAGAACAACGACCGCAGCGCGAAGGTGGCGCAGGCCGCCGCCATGGTGGCGCAGACCCAGAAGGAGCTCCAGGTCGCGCAGGACCTGTTCAAGGAGGGCTTCCGCTCCAAGACCCAGCTTGCCCAGGCCGAGGCCGCCTATGCCCAGGCCCAGGCGGGCCTTGCGACCATGAACGTCGCGCTGGCGAACACCCGCATCAAGGCGCCGTTCGACGGCATCGTCGACGACCGCTACGTCAATGCGGGAGACTATATGCGCCCCGGCGACAAGTGCGAGATGGTGATCGCGCCCGAGCCGTTCCTCGCCGTCGGCACGGTATCGGAGCAGGAAGTCGGACAGATCAGCCTGGGCGACCATGCGACGGTCAACCTCGTCACCGGCGAGACCGTGGCCGGCACCGTCACCTTCGTGGCCGACCGCGCCGACCAGATGACCCGCGCCTTCCGCATCGAGGTCCAGCTTCCCAATCCGGACGCCAAGCTGCGCGACGGCGTGAGCGTCGACATCCATATCGCGGTCAAGAAGATCCGGGCGCAGCACATTTCGCCCGGCATCCTGGTGCTGGATGATTCGGGGCGGATCGGCGTGCGCGCGGTGATCGCGAGCACGGCGCGGTTCCTTCCCGTGTCGGTCGTGTCCGACGGACCCGACGGCATGTGGGTCGCCGGCCTTCCGGACCGCGTGAGCGTCATCACGGTCGGCCAGGAATTCGTCAACAACGGCCAGCATGTCGAGGCGGTGGCCGAGAAGGGCGGAAAGTCGTCATGA
- a CDS encoding PadR family transcriptional regulator encodes MDVRTICLGILTRGDATGYEIKKLFEDDGYQHFVEASFGSIYPALNRLTDEGYVSVRSEAQEKRPDRKVYSITPAGRSAFIASLLKPLPEDRHRSPFVFAMLFADLLPQSRVGGMLDDYIGQVERKLAHLNGHDTASHSNGEKFVAGFGRAVYAAVLDFLTTHRAEIEEQQQAAEAAE; translated from the coding sequence GTGGACGTTCGCACAATCTGCCTGGGGATTCTCACGCGCGGCGACGCCACCGGCTATGAGATCAAGAAGCTTTTCGAGGACGACGGCTACCAGCATTTCGTCGAGGCGAGCTTCGGGTCGATCTATCCGGCGCTGAACCGGCTGACCGACGAAGGCTATGTCTCCGTCAGGTCCGAGGCCCAGGAGAAGCGTCCCGACCGCAAGGTCTATTCGATCACGCCGGCGGGCCGCAGCGCCTTCATCGCCTCGCTCCTGAAACCCCTGCCGGAGGACCGGCACCGCTCGCCCTTCGTCTTCGCGATGCTTTTCGCCGATCTGTTGCCGCAAAGCCGCGTCGGCGGAATGCTCGATGACTATATCGGCCAAGTCGAACGCAAGCTGGCGCATCTGAACGGCCATGATACCGCATCCCATTCGAACGGCGAGAAGTTCGTGGCCGGGTTCGGCCGCGCGGTTTACGCCGCGGTCCTGGATTTCCTGACCACGCATCGCGCCGAGATCGAGGAACAACAACAAGCGGCCGAGGCGGCCGAATAA
- a CDS encoding cold shock domain-containing protein, with product MVEGKVKFFNDQKGFGFVMPDSGSGDVYIHASALRRSGVQVLEPEQRIRYSTRQGQKGVEVDRVEVI from the coding sequence ATGGTCGAGGGCAAGGTCAAGTTCTTCAACGACCAGAAAGGCTTCGGCTTCGTGATGCCGGATTCCGGCAGCGGCGACGTCTATATCCATGCCAGCGCGCTCCGGCGCTCCGGCGTGCAGGTCCTGGAGCCGGAACAGCGCATCCGCTATTCCACCCGCCAGGGCCAGAAGGGCGTCGAAGTGGACCGGGTCGAGGTCATCTGA